Part of the Gavia stellata isolate bGavSte3 chromosome 25, bGavSte3.hap2, whole genome shotgun sequence genome is shown below.
AAGGGAGAACAGGGAAAAGCAGCCGCTTTTGCTGACTGCAGTTTTCGGTTCTTCTCTCCCGCTaagcaaagcagcagagcacaggctttatgtttttcttcccctctttgtATATCCATTACATTATTTGTGTTCTGAGAAAAAACTGCATGCTCAGCAATGAAAGCCTTTTGCTTGAAATGCCCAGATGCAAAGCAGACAAACAGTCAGGGTccctgatccaaagcccactgaaaATACTGGGAAGAATCTTGTCAACGTCAGCGAGCTCTGGAGCAGGGCCAATGCACCAAGCTCAGTATCTGCAGAAAATAAGGACACTGCTTATCCCTGTGAAGTATTTATAATTGAAGAACGGTTCATTTTGTGGCTGTAACACTAGATAAAGACTATACTTGCTTGCTGTGCTTTTCAGTAAGGTCCAATTCAATGCCTGTTTACATACAGATAGGTAGAAATACAGGAAGAATGACGTCTACTGCAAAACCTGATTCTTAGAACAAATGCTTGTTGTTACGTTCAGCTGCcacagtgaaaagaaacataCTTGGGCTCTTGTCTCATGCTACTTTCCCATCATATAAGATTCAAGCCCCAGCTTTTCTAGTAAGCAACTAACAGTAATTTTCACTAGCTCTGCTTATGTATACTATAATTTATAAAGTTCAGCAATAATAATGTACATTTTACAGTAACATCGAAAAacattacacaaaaaaaaccctagaaaaaaaacatttctttctctcctggaAATTGCTTTGGCAATTGCAGTTTAAGGCCAGGTAAAATTATTGAAATTTCAACTGCTGAATTCTCTTAGCTACACTGATGTTACCTCATAGAAATTAGCTCACTAACACCGTGTGATTCAACCTCAAACATTTACTACACGTTCACTTGTCTATTACCAGTGGAGAGTACTTTGGTTTGCTGTGTAGCAAAAGGGCCAGTCTCCACATACTGGCAAAATGTTACTCAGATCTTGCCATATATAATGAGAATGCAAAAATCACAGCctgaaaccaagaaaaaaatttgtgaGTGTCTATATCCATAAGCACAAAAATGTAGGCTTTCAGACAAACACTAGTGCATTGCTTTGACAGACATACAGATCTCACTCATGCAATCACTGACTGTCTTGCAGTGCTGCCCATGCAAACCATGATGTTTGCATTACCCACACAAACTTGATGACCTTGAGGAAGTTAACTCATTGTCTAGCATGTTTTACATTCACTTTTTGAGTATGCTTTTTTGGCAAATTctcctgaaaaagagagagctgAAAGTGCTAGCATGTCTTCACCTTGTATCCTATGGTTTTTGAGCGACACCAGTCTAACAGAATTTGTTTAATGCTGCTAGCGCTGGCAACCCCAAAACTCTGCGACCTCTTCAGCTTAGCTCTGgattctccttttcctctggaaaatTAACAGAGATCAGATTAAATTACATTCTAGAAAAACTTTAACCTACTTGTCAGCAACATCTATGCAACCTTGCCCAGGTCAGCCCCTGTCCAGATGATATTTGAGAAACACGTTGCTGAAACTTCAACTTGTTGGTCCTGCAAGAAaaactcattttcatttcactagAGCCAGGATTCCAAGccctcttctttttaaatgataCCCGCATCATGGTGCATAAAGAACAGTCCACGCTTTTTGTCCTTAATGAATGGCAACAGAAAGTCACTATATTCCCAGTCTCTTACAATGACGGAGAAGGCAGCTTTCACAGCACTCTGTCCTGATGAAAGGCACCTGCTTCTTCAGCTGAAGCACTCCAAAGCCAGAGGAATCTGTAGCTGGGAATTTCCAGGGCTCAGTCTGTGAAGTCAGCAAAGCTATACGTGACCTCATATTGTCCCTTAGCTCAAAATCCTGTATTGAGAGAGTCTCCTCCCACCCAGCTGTCCTCTGCTGGTAATAACTGACAAATTAGTTTCCCATTAACAAACCCATTCTGGAGTCAAGGAGTGTGACGTACTTTCCACCATCGTGTTCAAATTTCTCGAAAAGCGCTTTTCTGGCCTGTGTTCCTGTAGTCCGTGGGAGCGTCTGAGACCGCACCAGTTCTCGCCTCCTTTCAGCTTGGCGATGTACAgtgggaggagaggagtgagagcTGGGGGTCACATCACAGTAACTGTCGGTGGCACTGGGGAAACATAACATGAAAAGTATGCGGTTAACTAAAAAGTAACTCTTTGCAGTGCCAGGAGTCAGCATAAAGGTCCAACTGTTGCCTGCTCTAAACCTCCCAAAACAGCTGTTTCAAAAGGACCTGAATGAGTAAAAAGCAATTTAAGTAAAAGTCAAAGTTTTATTGATGGAAATCAGCACTTAAGTATAGAAGAGTCTAAGGTACTTCTACAAATGAGACATAGCTGGACAAGTCACAAATGCTTTACAGCACTGAGTAGAACAACAATTAGACAcccttaagaaaaaagaaaaggagcacTAAATCCCTTTAATTTCCAACTCTAGGGTTCCTGCAGGGTaagtcacattttaaaaaaggaacttGAAGAGTAATTTAGGAATTAGTTCTGAAATTTTTACTTATACTACACAGAATCCTGAGCTCATGTCAGTGTTGCTTCACTGACTGCAAGCTGGTAATTTGATCGAGAAATATAGGATTATGTTCTAATCTGTGTTTATTTGAGCCATAAACCACTTCATCAGTATTGATGAAGTAAGCCACACATCGCATTTGGAAATGTTCCCCATGACagaggtggggaaactgaggcaaagagcaATGGCATCAGTGTCACACATTAATTTCTGGTACAGATGGAGGTCAGATCTGATAGCAAGTTCTCTAGCGTGCTCAGTGTATCTTGACTCAAATATCGAAGTGCTGATGTTGGAACTAACTCAGAAGAAATATAATGCCAAATTTGGGATAATTTTCAAGGCTGATGCAAGCCCAATTTAAGGGATTTAAATTGGCTACCCTCCCATTCTTCCTGATGGATATTTTGCATGCTGAGGATGCCTGGACATGCCAGTAGTAATTGTGATACCATGTAATCCTACACTAAGCAACTGCGACCCTGAGTTAATCAAGAATGTATAGTAGTCCTCAGCAAGGCATTTATCTACGAACTAAACTCTAGGCTAGCCAAACTAAGGATGTTTGATGGCAGTCATATGCTGGTTTCCAAAAATAAGCCCCAAGTACAAATTTCAACACAGCTGAGTATTTTTAAGTGTGTTTTCAAAGGGCCTGACAACTTGCTCCTCCTAACAAATCCACCGCTGGCACTGAGAGTTTTACTGACTAACACTGTAACAATGCTGAAATCTACAATCAGGTCTGCTTTAAACTGCTCTACAAAAGATTTTTATCCCTTCCCATGTCTGTTCCACATAGCCCTCAGGAAAGCTCACACCCTTTAGCAGGCTTAAAATACAGCATCTGGGACTCACCTGTTCTCCAAACCAGCAGAACACCTGTCCCTTGAGACTATACTGACCACAATGGCCTAAAAAAGTGTCAAGAAAAACACATACCTTTCACCAGTTTTGGTTCCACTACTCGTCCCACAGCTCGCAGTTGAGACAGACTTAGCGACAGAAGTGGTATTCTCTGTATAGAAGCAGGAAAGACAAGATGCATCAGGGCAGAAACTTCTTTTATCCCCTTTCCTCATACGTTTTCAAACCATTATTTCCTGATAGGTAGCCATGCGTTGATCTTTACTCATGACAGTGAAAAGCTGCAGGCCTCTGTCTAACTTCCAGTATGAGCTAACAAGCTGGGGAGGGATTTTCCACAGGGGTTCAATCCCTCTGCAAAATTGTTGCACTGGAGCAAGGATCATATAAACATACCAGAAAGGGCTGTGAGAGGATGCCTTTGATAAAACTGCATCGGGAAGGCTGGATCATTTCAGGCCGTTGTGCAGACCTGAGAGGAGGGCACACTGCCATGGACATTTCAGTGAACGGAAGAAACGGTGCTACAGCTCAGCTTGCAACAGTCATTCTGACAGACTTACGGAGTCCTGGGAAGTCTGCCATGATTGAGAGCATAATTTAAATTACCTAATTTCCAccaggaaatgtttttgtttgtaaagTAGAACACACTCCAAAGGTTGCAAAGGTGGCTGAAAACTAACTTTGCatcttcctccccccacccctgagGTTCTACCTTTTGTGCTTTGCCTCTTAGAGCCCAGCTCTGGACTCCAGCTATGCTCTGTAAATGCAGAACAACAGAGTGGCTTGCCCAGATTTAACACACTAAAGTCCAAACTTGTTGCATAAGCCAGCAACTCATTTATTGAAGGATCCTTCTATACACATAGAAGAAATACTGGCATCTTAGAAGCAATCCAGCCTGATCAATGTCCAAATCACTCTCTGAAAATGCTGAACTCTCCCCACTGCTTGTAGAAGGGATCCAGATCAGCTAGACTTCTCACGAAAAACACCCTGGTAAATACCAGTATACAGATGTGACAAATTTGGGACCATGAACAACTGCCAGACATTTGTGCAAATCTCAGAGGTTTTAAGTTGAGAGGAAGTGTAATGCCTATTCTGGATGAGCTACATCTTTGCTAAACTGACACGTGAGACCACTGTGAAATGCCAGTACATTTTGTAGACAGTAACAGCCTGGTGACACCAATCAGAAGTACTTTTGGACAGAGCCCGACTCATCTATTTCGATTGAAATTGAAAATCCTTAAGGCATTTTGTCCTTTGACACATTCATATAGAAAGGAGACTACTTACTGCTATTCTGCTCAAAGGAATTTGCTTCAACATCCATAGGGTAGGCCCACTACTTTCCAGCTGCCATTACCTAGCGTTCAGACACAGTTTTCACTTGGTCAGCTGAAATCTTCACTGTTCAAGCTGTCTGTTCTGCCACACTTTTCTGGCACCTATTGTTTCCACTGCAGAGATTGCCTAACAGTACACATGTACACCACTGTGCAAATAAGGGTAAGTACCCCTCACTTTGAACTGACTGAGAATCTGATACAGTGGAACGAGTTTCCATGATACCTAGGAAACTGAATCTGCATGCAGCCTTGTCAGCAATTTTAATATTACCATGTACCTACTAATCGGAACTACATGCTCACATCTGAATCCCCCAGACATGGAGCATGGAATCCCTCTCAATTTGTGTTGCATAAGGACACGCCGATAGGAACACTCACCTCCAGTGGCAGATGAACCCATTGTTCTCACTGTGCTTGAATTCCAAGCCTtcactgaaacagcagaaaaaaaagaaaaaggaaggcttTGCTACATTCTTAGCTTTACTAAGATAAAAGTTGAAAGAATAATCTGCAAATAATCCCTATCTCTTGCTGGCAATTCCATCTGGTAACTTCTTACCCATATATATAGTTTGAACTGCAAGTGTTACTATCACTAAATGTATACGAAATACAGCTCAAAGATGAATGACTTCaatatgaatgaaattaaattttttttaaactcaattTAGATATAAATAAGATTCTGCAGTCACTCTGACTTGTGTATATGTGTCAGTCTGCTGTCAGTCATTCCTCCCTCCAAATGACTATTGAATCCGTTAGCCAAATACATGCCTAACTTCTCAAGGGGCCTCAGGTCTTAAAGCACTAAAAACTCCTGCAAGTTTCATTAAAACAGCTGGCCACATTGAAGAGATACTTATTCAGTAACTGTGCTAGAGGATAGGCTGCACTATGAACTCAATTATATTAGGCAGCAAAAATTCTCAGCAGATGTGACATTATAGCCTAAAGCTCCACCTAGGACCCACAATATTCTAAATCAGAGTGTTCCACCATGGGATACGTAGCCACAGAAGTGAGGTTTCATAATTACCACTAGGTCACAGGACAATTCCCATAGCACCGATTTCTTGAAGTAAAGAAATGGGACATAGCTTCagcaaacaaattatttctgtctcttttaCCTGACTGGTTGGAAGTTTTCACTGCCATTGCATTTTTGCTCTTGCTCTGTCCCAGCAGGCCAGCAGACGCATTAGTTGTTCCTGTTGAACAGATGGTCTCTCCTGAAAACTTCTCTGATATCCTGGTTACTGCAGTAACAGGAAGGTGGGGCATCTGTAAGGTGACTGCAGGGGCATGGGCTTCAGGGGAAGAGTCTGACATGTGAAAAGAGGTCAGTTCATGGGAGACTTTTGCATGACCTAGCGaataaaaagcagagaggaggtAAATTTATTTGCAGATTTGTAAGAAAGTTACAAACCAATTTCCATGCAACAACTTTATTTTACAAGTCATTGGAATTATTCCACCTAGCTCTCCCTGTGGGACATTATACCATTTACAGCACACTGCAGAAACAACCCTAGTGTAAGCGATCCTTGCAGCGATCATACCTGTCCTACATGAATCTCAGCAAGAACAACAACTTCAGATCATTAATCCACAAGCATCTGCATTTATTaagctcctcctcttcctctgtgcAGCCCCCACCCCCAATCTCCTGCCATGGGTTAGGAGTCGGCATTCTTGTTCTTTTCATGGGTTTATGAAATGCTGTGTGCCTCAGTTTTCTCTAAAGTGGAGACAGTAAGTCCTTCCTCCATTGAAGGATGATGGAAGCAGACCGGtaatttgcaaaatgttttgggaCGCAAGGCTACAATGGCACCCAGAGTAGCCGGCCTTATTATCACTAGTGCCCCAAGATAATGTGACAGTAATAGTCTCTAATTTATGAAACACCATAGTGCATGCTGAACAATAAAGTTTAAAAGTTAAATACCTAATTAGGAAATAAAGTTAAATGGTATCAGTGCCACAGTACAATATCCATGCTGAAACCATAGCAGATTCTCATGCTTTCAACATGTGACAGCTGCTCTATGAATGTCAGGATCAGGTATTTTACAAGTAGTGCTACTTCATTTCATGTCCTGTTCCTACCTGATGAAGACTGATGCCCATTTTCAATAATGGAAGAACTAAAAACTCTTCTAAACTCAGGTTTGTGGTGGTCATCCAGGTCTACACTCTGTCAGAACAAACAACAGACACGACAGCTAAATTTCGAACAGCAGCACAAGTTAGAAGAATATCCAGAAACACCTGCAAAGAACAGGTCTTCCTTGTGCTAGTGACCACAATACAAGAAGGGAACAATTATCTAACCCCAAAAGCCAAACCTGCAAACTGAGCAGTGGCAATGCAGGACTTGTATCAATCTTCACATACTTGTCCTCACAGCCCCCATGCACCTAGGAGGGGTCTTCCGCAATTGTTAGATAAAGGTATCACCATCCACTACGAAGGTGATAAACAGAAGACTCCGGACAATAGTGGAGagactgaaattaaataaaacgCTTAATGCTCtgcagtttttttctgtttgctgcagaaaaaattacattctgaTAACATATTGTAAAAGCATTACATAAAGTAAGTATGATCCTAGAACTTTAAAGCTGCATTATAACCTGCAACTTCTGTAAGGACAgattttttctgagaaaagcaCCAATTTTTCCCATAATGTTTGCCAATATAATTCCAGAAAAATCagacaagaattttttttttgtttggttggtttgtgtatgtgtgtgggtgtgcaaAAAGTCATGAGGAACCATGTGATTCTTGCCTGTAGgaactgaagaaagaagaaactgctTCACAGACACACAattacttaaattaaaaaaaacatagctTCCAAGCAGCAGCATATACAAGCAGTAGAGTGAAATTCCCCAACACAAAGTCCATAacaaagttttaatttattctagACAGATATCTAACTACGAGATTGGCCAAAAATTttaggaataaattaaaaaaatctgtaatatgTCCTTATAAACATAATCCAAAATTCTTATAAATGCAATCCAAacaagttttggttttttgttttttaggggtttttttaagacagaaagACTGAAGATAGATACTGAAAAAGATTTTATATTGCAAGTAAGTATAAAAACAACAGAAcataacagaaaaggaaagaagcagggTGTGTGCATGTAATAACTTAATTTGTCTCTGCTTTTCGTACACAGGAAATATGGAGCAAACTGGCGGTTtgattttacttatttattccATAGCTTCAtcaaaaattattctaataatTTGTTCACAGGGTAGAAAAATATATCtcatgtaaaatacagaaaccaTATGACCAATTCAAGATAAATCAACACAAATAGTTTCTTGGAACTTGTCTGCTGTTTACCATGCATCTGTTTACACTCATCCAACCTTAATTAAGAACACCAGACAACAATGTTAACGCACCttggaaattttttaaaagcgtTTAATCTTGTTAGATGCTGCAGAGTGCACAGACTGTTTTAATATCCATTACTTGAGATACCAGAACCTTCACTACCTCAAGTACAAATCCCAGTCAACTCCTGGTAACTATGGTCTGAGATCTCGCTAAGAATCTGTTAACTAGTATTAGATTACAGTAAGGCAGCCTAAATACAGTTATGTCATAAGCATATACAGTTGTGGGCTTAGATTCTGATCCTCCATTTAAGTGTCAACCTCCAACTGATTTCAATGGAACACAGGTGTACATGACAGAATTTGAGCTTCACACCTACACTACTAAAGTTGAGGAAAATCCTTCTCTTGACTTTAAGTTTGGACCCTACATTCTCAGATCACAATCGGTATCCAGGCTGTTCAAGACTATAGCATAATTTGGAGAAACAATTAAAGTGTGGTAAAACCCCATTAACCTGACTTCAAGATGAGGACCTTCTGCCTTGTAAGCAAGTGTCTTACAAAGatataatataataaaacacagaaaggaatGGCAGCAAGACATTGAGATACTGTGAAATGTCTTTAAAGCTCAGCTTGGTGTATTTCATTATATTGGGTCATATACTATTTTTTAACTTGGGGTTCAGATTCTCCCATCAATTTTTTCTACACTAGGTGAGGAAAAGAGATAAAATCACCTGGATAtgattttcaaacaaaacaatacaaaattCAGAAGAGGACTGGAGACTTCTGGAAAATGTGGAAGATGTACACTCAGAAAAGacgtcttttaaaaatttctcagCCAGGAGCTTTCCTTTAATTCTCTTGCCTAGTTTCTAAGTCTATGATCTTCCTGGGGTTATATATGCACTTACATGCTCCGCCAGATAAGAGCACAGAGGTTACATGACGAGCCAAGACATTCCTTAGTGTGTTTACCACTACAATGCATGAggggctgcttttttttttaattttaaaaaacaacaacaacaaccccCACCACTCAAACAACCAACCACACACAACACTATGTTTTAGCACAATGTTGCTTATAGCCCCATTAACAAGACTGACAGATTTCCACTGATGCCCAATGAAGGCTTCAGGTGCACCTAAGATTGCTGGGAGTTAGAATGTACATTCCACAGCTAGGTTAGCCTGCCTTAAGATACACTGCAAGTTCTACAAATCAAATCTGTAATGAAGTTCAGTATATCAATCTGAACAAGGAGaacttttgcttccattttccactatctttatttaaaaagaaaggaaaataaactagATTGAGACGTTCTGAACGTTTCACCTTCCCCACTCTTTCCCAGCATCTAAAACTTTCTTACAAGCAAAAGCACTACAGTTTAGCTGTCTAGGCTCCAATGATTTTTGTGGGATCTCTCCCATTTAGAGGCTTCATTGCAGACAGGTTTTTAGAAGAGCTCACAGCCAACAAAGCTGCACTCTTCAGTTACCCAGCTTAGGCCCAAAAGGAGCGATGAGCTCTTTTGCAAAGCTAGTCTGCAGGATTTTTTCACAACACATCACCAGAAGAAcaacttctttaaaataacatttgtcTCTCCTGataatcaaaaatatttttcatttttatatcatCTGCTATCCCCACAGAGAATGCCATACACAGTCTGACTTACTGCTGCTAAACTGGATCTGTGTCATTGTATCcagatattttaatttgtgaaaataaaattatttttaaacatctatATTTGTCAAGAAAAAGGTACTATGCATGAGTAAATTCAGTTATCACTAGCTGCCAGGATTAACTTgtgaaaaatacacaaaatattgACTATACAAACCACGCAGAATCAGGGGTTCAGAACATTTATTGCTGTATTTAGTGTAATTGAGATCCTAGTCAACAATTATTGCCCATATCCAGAACTGAAATGTAAAGCACAGCTAATGCAGCTCCCTAGAATGTATCCATGGCATGCAGTTAGAACTGTGGCAGAATGTGTCAGCCATTATGACCTCAATGCGTGGAACGCCTGTGTTGACTGTAAACATGAATCTACTGTATAAGCTGGGGGGGTGAGAGTGAGCAAAACAGTCAAATGAGGTGGTCATTGCAAAGATCGTGTAGCATCCTACACACTGAACTGGCTTCCTAATGCAGTGACAGGTGctgcattaatttattttatgcaaACCTGATTACCACATTTTGGCTAacagtgctggggaagaaacTGATACCAGGCTGGAGGACAGGGAAGGCCGATGTGCTGATAAGACACTGGGAGGATCTGGGATCAGATTCTACCGTGCATTTAGCAGTGTCAGGCTAAAGTACTTTTAAATCCACTTTGTTTGGAGATGCCAAGCTTCTGACAAAGCCATGTGTATAACAATACTTCCTCTGTCAACACTGGCTACGTAGATTGTAAATAGCAGAGGGACAGAGTCCTATATCTGTGCGTAATAATGAGAAGCACTTATTTGTACAACTCACGTAGCAACACCACGATGAGAAACtggtgaagaaaagaaagttaacACTAATGTTTTGCGTGTCTTACTCAGACTTGCTCTTCAAACTAATCTCTTTGTAGCTCAGAAGTCTCCCTGTAACGTAGGGTGATAATACTTTCCGTAGTTGTAGGGCTGCTGGAATTCCTCCTTCACTGCAAAGAAGTTACACCTTGGAGATCCTAACTCGAAG
Proteins encoded:
- the SMTNL2 gene encoding smoothelin-like protein 2 is translated as MASEIEDLNSREAQTVCEALGRYEDTLRGAVREIHVDIQVFKQGVGRQVEEVLRLASPLAHTVSELQQENRRLRAQLERLSRQVEALGRSAGLPQEWADEAAGSPPAAGPGSPGQGSAGGRFSSHAKLAVSGRSQSVDLDDHHKPEFRRVFSSSIIENGHQSSSGHAKVSHELTSFHMSDSSPEAHAPAVTLQMPHLPVTAVTRISEKFSGETICSTGTTNASAGLLGQSKSKNAMAVKTSNQSVKAWNSSTVRTMGSSATGENTTSVAKSVSTASCGTSSGTKTGESATDSYCDVTPSSHSSPPTVHRQAERRRELVRSQTLPRTTGTQARKALFEKFEHDGGKGKGESRAKLKRSQSFGVASASSIKQILLDWCRSKTIGYKHVDLQNFSSSWNDGMAFCALVHSFFPEAFDYNKLDPANRKQNFELAFTMAEKMAHCDRLIEVDDMMVMGHKPDPMCVFTYVQSLYNHLRCFE